Proteins from a single region of Plasmodium vivax scf_7177 genomic scaffold, whole genome shotgun sequence:
- a CDS encoding hypothetical protein (encoded by transcript PVX_115990A), with amino-acid sequence MAAADPGEQKYFFFRDLSVYQTHEKEAKEKEAIEQGDGAEVVSLCKNVKDEENIWNEKIQNTCEQFIKYFIFCSKNGNTMGVQKEDYYIEYFNYWLNDKLRSHVELSENRSKIYKHFENFFNGEGALSKLKNKINNIQDNYYNKMNSMYKLYDNYNKIKNVDDNDSNKQKNCLDYANNCVTEYSKYISECYNKKDDKFCEALKEFEYIYTTSKYNFKGCKTINLPRLPEFKNAEGERNVKSLDKFSPCNAVEQNSEAHRTEGEYEKVHYFF; translated from the exons ATGGCAGCCGCAGATCCAGGTGAGCAAAAG tatttctttttccgaGATTTAAGTGTGTATCAAACTCATGAAAAGGAAGCtaaggaaaaggaagctaTTGAACAAGGTGATGGTGCAGAAGTTGTTTCTCtctgcaaaaatgttaaagatgaggaaaatatatggaatgaaaaaattcaaaacaCTTGTgaacaatttataaaatattttatattttgttctaaaaatggaaatactATGGGTGTACAAAAAGAGGATTATTATATCGAATATTTTAACTATTGGCTTAACGATAAATTAAGAAGTCATGTAGAGTTGTCCGAGAATAGATCTAAGATATACAAGcactttgaaaatttttttaatggtgAAGGTGCTTTGAGTAAgttaaagaataaaataaataatattcaggataattattataataagaTGAATTCAATGTATAAATtgtatgataattataataaaataaaaaatgtagatgATAATGATagtaataaacaaaaaaattgtttggATTATGCTAATAACTGCGTTACAgaatattcaaaatatatatctgaatgttataataaaaaagatgaTAAATTTTGTGAAGCACTGAAAgaatttgaatatatatatacaactagtaaatataatttcaaagGATGCAAAACTATAAATTTACCACGATTACCAGAGTTCAAAAACGCTGAGGGTGagagaaatgtaaaaagcCTAGATAAATTTTCGCCATGTAATGCAGTTGAACAGAATTCTGAAGCTCATAGAACGGAAGGAGAATATGAAAaagtacattattttttttaa